The following coding sequences lie in one Gadus morhua chromosome 20, gadMor3.0, whole genome shotgun sequence genomic window:
- the ccdc138 gene encoding coiled-coil domain-containing protein 138 isoform X1, giving the protein MDLKYSDAVDKHKRKSSETMKQLLSSDEYTHRVGCAVLRLITVCAVVPEAVLSHASNLTRKEVQIYNKALKELIVAVSNPLDQFECGFHGSDALKREHMPCHLEETHHLSTETDVTLPSCVDGSQDSEPQAGNTLNRSAGRLKLLSSTCQTSPSDLDKVCQEMMTIYERLQAERVSHQEWERELMEREGRLEERERRVEEGERRVEERSEALGRLSGMEEALNSCILSVQERHQREVLKLQELLKERTGEIKRMSSSFNVMKKLNNSMKEQLKELGEQNTKLESHYKRVQGRLENLQRKYDPGMVEKARLNVSAKATQSRREKSGASSKPTNKAPMRPSSPSLLALLLDWLLETQTFSLVAPRHETASDPQCLPPQVLLTDRCLQMLPLLADQLQRTSLSDPPLLLCVLRLVYWGLRHLDSSPQRGALSSTLRRIGAQVSAHPPEEKDSGDGVLPGSRGNSGPAHGGSVLYHSPCPHTRVLSALIVLHTVTQADLLAQALGGLRSQLRSEGSRGLFLQYGGLGVLLRLLGASSRGGLHGPVDILMQLSAPSRFLDPFLVACSCADFFSTISKLLQQPPLELRLLEKLSILLQKLSNIRRNRRLFERSSLRLLLQEMQRTTEPSCSFLRLNLGSILLNLT; this is encoded by the exons ATGGATTTGAAATACAGTGACGCAGTGGATAAGCATAAACGAAAGTCTTCTGAGACGATGAAACAG CTTCTGTCTTCAGATGAATACACACATCGCGTTGGTTGTG CTGTTCTACGACTGATTACCGTCTGTGCTGTTGTTCCAGAGGCTGTGCTTTCCCATGCGTCTAATCTGACTAGGAAAGAAGTGCAAATATATAACAAAGCCTTAAAGGAGCTGATCGTGGCTGTTTCTAACCCCCTTGACCA ATTTGAGTGTGGTTTCCATGGAAGTGATGCGCTGAAACGAGAACACATGCCCTGCCACCTTGAAGAAACGCATCATCTCTCTACAGAGACGG ATGTGACCCTGCCCTCTTGTGTGGATGGCAGCCAGGACTCTGAGCCCCAAGCAGGGAACACGCTGAATAGAAGTGCTGGTAGGCTCAAGTTGCTATCCAGCACATGCCAAACCTCTCCTTCTGATCTAGACAAAGTATGCCAAGAGATGATGACAATCTACGAACGGCTACAG gcagaGCGTGTGAGTCAtcaggagtgggagagggagctgatggaaagagaggggaggctggaggagagagagaggagggtggaggagggagagaggagggtggaggagagatcGGAGGCCCTGGGGAGGCTGAGCGGCATGGAGGAGGCGCTCAACTCCTGCATACTCTCTGTTCaggag AGACACCAGCGGGAGGTGTTGAAGCTTCAGGAGCTTCTCAAAGAGAGAACGGGGGAGATCAAGAGAATGAGTTCCAGCTTCAACGTTATGAAGAAGCTAAACAACAGCATGAAGGAACAG CTCAAGGAGCTTGGTGAACAAAATACCAAGTTGGAAAGTCATTACAAGAGGGTACAGGGGAGACTCGAGAACCTACAG CGAAAATATGATCCTGGCATGGTCGAGAAGGCCCGGCTGAATGTGTCTGCGAAGGCGACCCAGTCGAGACGGGAGAAAAGTGGCGCCTCTAGTAAACCAACAAACAAG GCCCCCATGAGgccttcctccccttctctcctagCCCTGCTTTTGGACTGGCTGCTGGAGACACAGACCTTCTCTTTAGTAGCCCCACGCCATGAGACAGCCAGCGACCCCCAGTGTCTTCCCCCGCAAGTCCTGCTGACCGACCGATGCCTCCAG ATGTTACCTCTGTTGGCAGATCAACTCCAACGGACATCCTTATCAGATCCTCCCCTGCTTCTCTGTGTCCTCCGCCTCGTCTACTGGGGTCTGAGACACCTGGACAGCAGCCCACAG CGCGGGGCCTTGTCCTCCACCCTGCGGCGAATAGGAGCGCAGGTGTCTGCACACCCGCCCGAGGAAAAGGACAGCGGAGACGGGGTCCTGCCTGGTTCCCGTGGCAACAGCGGTCCAGCACACGGGGGGAGTGTGCTCTATCACAGCCCCTGTCCGCACACGCGTGTCCTCTCCGCCCTAATTGTTCTACACACCGTCACCCAAG CTGACCTGCTGGCCCAGGCGCTGGGCGGCCTCCGCAGCCAGCTGAGGAGCGAGGGAAGCCGGGGTCTGTTCCTGCAGTACGGCGGCCTGGGGGTCCTGCTTCGTCTCCTGGGGGCCAGCAGCAGAGGAGGCCTGCATGGGCCCGTAGATATCCTGATGCAGCTGTCCGCACCGTCCC GCTTCCTGGATCCCTTCCTGGTTGCCTGCAGCTGTGCTGACTTCTTCTCGACCATCTCCAAGCTCCTTCAACAGCCTCCTCTTGAACTACGTCTGCTGGAGAAGCTGTCCATCCTGCTTCAGAAGCTGTCAAACATCAG GAGGAACCGTCGACTGTTTGAGCGCTCCTCCCTGCGCCTCCTGCTGCAGGAGATGCAGCGCACCACCGAGCCGTCCTGCAGCTTCCTCCGCCTCAACCTGGGCTCCATACTGCTCAACCTCACGTGA
- the vgll3 gene encoding transcription cofactor vestigial-like protein 3 produces MSCLDVMYHQSFGAHYLPSSQVAAAAYKAACYGHHQRKPSAYSKVHECVEQQMHQQQQQLQQSRPAGMLPREQGLRRASLTPGSRCSDSSGASSGASVGGGGAPEDCVMTKDGSGSRPAEAEYLRARCVLFTYFQGSIGDVVDEHFSRALSQSGSFSRDTKPALRVTQQQQLSSPPPSALWKDSASLAEGPIMNMWSGGGGYPSQAGPCPPPASSISVHPDFSCAAVSPLPFHPADGALWPGHALAQAGLPDPHSPWSYGLSAGQSGAGGGGGGGGYPQIHDLYPHHPASVHGYHHPHTHAHHGHHRFPHGHVLHSFPSHSPAAAALDPRFSHLLLPGGVRQRASSAEGHGSPPPLSEGVKSETDPSVSIPVAAAPTLPASWSPASLHGSLEVYDSGLDQEKAKASAWF; encoded by the exons ATGAGTTGTCTTGATGTGATGTACCACCAAAGTTTTGGCGCGCACTACCTTCCATCCTCACAAGTGGCTGCAGCGGCTTACAAAGCGGCGTGTTATGGCCATCACCag AGGAAGCCTAGTGCATACAGTAaggtgcatgagtgtgtggagCAGCAGATGcatcagcagcaacagcagctccaacagaGCCGACCCGCAGGGATGCTGCCCAGGGAGCAGGGCCTCCGGCGGGCATCGCTCACTCCGGGGTCTCGGTGTAGCGACAGCAGCGGTGCTAGCAGCGGTGCTAGCGTCGGTGGCGGTGGCGCCCCGGAGGATTGCGTCATGACCAAGGACGGCAGCGGCAGCCGGCCGGCGGAGGCGGAGTACCTGAGGGCCCGCTGTGTCCTCTTCACCTACTTCCAGGGCAGCATCGGCGATGTGGTGGACGAACACTTTTCCCGcgctctcagccaatcagggtcTTTCTCCAGGGACACCAAGCCGGCACTCAGGGTcactcagcagcagcagttgtCCTCGCCTCCGCCCAGCGCGCTATGGAAAG ACAGTGCGTCTCTCGCCGAGGGCCCCATCATGAACATGtggagcggcggggggggctACCCGTCCCAGGCCggcccgtgccccccccccgcctcctccatctCCGTCCACCCAGACTTCTCCTGCGCCGCCGTCAGCCCCCTGCCCTTCCACCCCGCCGACGGCGCCCTGTGGCCCGGCCACGCGCTGGCCCAGGCCGGCCTGCCGGACCCCCACTCCCCCTGGTCCTACGGCCTCAGCGCGGGCCAGAGCggagccggcggcggcggcggcggcggcggctaccCGCAGATCCACGACCTCTACCCCCATCACCCGGCCTCCGTGCACGGGTACCACcacccgcacacgcacgcccaccACGGCCACCACCGGTTCCCGCACGGCCACGTGCTCCACTCGTTCCCGTCCCACAGCCCCGCGGCGGCAGCACTGGACCCCCGGTTCAGCCATCTCCTGCTGCCGGGGGGGGTCCGACAGAGGGCGTCCAGCGCCGAGGGCCACGGCTCTCCTCCGCCTCTCAGCGAGGGGGTCAAGTCGGAAACCGACCCCAGTGTTAGCATCCCTGTGGCAGCCGCCCCCACCCTGCCGGCCTCCTGgtcccccgcctccctccatGGTTCTTTGGAGGTCTATGACTCTG GTCTGGATCAAGAGAAAGCCAAAGCCTCTGCCTGGTTCTGA
- the ccdc138 gene encoding coiled-coil domain-containing protein 138 isoform X2 yields the protein MDLKYSDAVDKHKRKSSETMKQLLSSDEYTHRVGCEAVLSHASNLTRKEVQIYNKALKELIVAVSNPLDQFECGFHGSDALKREHMPCHLEETHHLSTETDVTLPSCVDGSQDSEPQAGNTLNRSAGRLKLLSSTCQTSPSDLDKVCQEMMTIYERLQAERVSHQEWERELMEREGRLEERERRVEEGERRVEERSEALGRLSGMEEALNSCILSVQERHQREVLKLQELLKERTGEIKRMSSSFNVMKKLNNSMKEQLKELGEQNTKLESHYKRVQGRLENLQRKYDPGMVEKARLNVSAKATQSRREKSGASSKPTNKAPMRPSSPSLLALLLDWLLETQTFSLVAPRHETASDPQCLPPQVLLTDRCLQMLPLLADQLQRTSLSDPPLLLCVLRLVYWGLRHLDSSPQRGALSSTLRRIGAQVSAHPPEEKDSGDGVLPGSRGNSGPAHGGSVLYHSPCPHTRVLSALIVLHTVTQADLLAQALGGLRSQLRSEGSRGLFLQYGGLGVLLRLLGASSRGGLHGPVDILMQLSAPSRFLDPFLVACSCADFFSTISKLLQQPPLELRLLEKLSILLQKLSNIRRNRRLFERSSLRLLLQEMQRTTEPSCSFLRLNLGSILLNLT from the exons ATGGATTTGAAATACAGTGACGCAGTGGATAAGCATAAACGAAAGTCTTCTGAGACGATGAAACAG CTTCTGTCTTCAGATGAATACACACATCGCGTTGGTTGTG AGGCTGTGCTTTCCCATGCGTCTAATCTGACTAGGAAAGAAGTGCAAATATATAACAAAGCCTTAAAGGAGCTGATCGTGGCTGTTTCTAACCCCCTTGACCA ATTTGAGTGTGGTTTCCATGGAAGTGATGCGCTGAAACGAGAACACATGCCCTGCCACCTTGAAGAAACGCATCATCTCTCTACAGAGACGG ATGTGACCCTGCCCTCTTGTGTGGATGGCAGCCAGGACTCTGAGCCCCAAGCAGGGAACACGCTGAATAGAAGTGCTGGTAGGCTCAAGTTGCTATCCAGCACATGCCAAACCTCTCCTTCTGATCTAGACAAAGTATGCCAAGAGATGATGACAATCTACGAACGGCTACAG gcagaGCGTGTGAGTCAtcaggagtgggagagggagctgatggaaagagaggggaggctggaggagagagagaggagggtggaggagggagagaggagggtggaggagagatcGGAGGCCCTGGGGAGGCTGAGCGGCATGGAGGAGGCGCTCAACTCCTGCATACTCTCTGTTCaggag AGACACCAGCGGGAGGTGTTGAAGCTTCAGGAGCTTCTCAAAGAGAGAACGGGGGAGATCAAGAGAATGAGTTCCAGCTTCAACGTTATGAAGAAGCTAAACAACAGCATGAAGGAACAG CTCAAGGAGCTTGGTGAACAAAATACCAAGTTGGAAAGTCATTACAAGAGGGTACAGGGGAGACTCGAGAACCTACAG CGAAAATATGATCCTGGCATGGTCGAGAAGGCCCGGCTGAATGTGTCTGCGAAGGCGACCCAGTCGAGACGGGAGAAAAGTGGCGCCTCTAGTAAACCAACAAACAAG GCCCCCATGAGgccttcctccccttctctcctagCCCTGCTTTTGGACTGGCTGCTGGAGACACAGACCTTCTCTTTAGTAGCCCCACGCCATGAGACAGCCAGCGACCCCCAGTGTCTTCCCCCGCAAGTCCTGCTGACCGACCGATGCCTCCAG ATGTTACCTCTGTTGGCAGATCAACTCCAACGGACATCCTTATCAGATCCTCCCCTGCTTCTCTGTGTCCTCCGCCTCGTCTACTGGGGTCTGAGACACCTGGACAGCAGCCCACAG CGCGGGGCCTTGTCCTCCACCCTGCGGCGAATAGGAGCGCAGGTGTCTGCACACCCGCCCGAGGAAAAGGACAGCGGAGACGGGGTCCTGCCTGGTTCCCGTGGCAACAGCGGTCCAGCACACGGGGGGAGTGTGCTCTATCACAGCCCCTGTCCGCACACGCGTGTCCTCTCCGCCCTAATTGTTCTACACACCGTCACCCAAG CTGACCTGCTGGCCCAGGCGCTGGGCGGCCTCCGCAGCCAGCTGAGGAGCGAGGGAAGCCGGGGTCTGTTCCTGCAGTACGGCGGCCTGGGGGTCCTGCTTCGTCTCCTGGGGGCCAGCAGCAGAGGAGGCCTGCATGGGCCCGTAGATATCCTGATGCAGCTGTCCGCACCGTCCC GCTTCCTGGATCCCTTCCTGGTTGCCTGCAGCTGTGCTGACTTCTTCTCGACCATCTCCAAGCTCCTTCAACAGCCTCCTCTTGAACTACGTCTGCTGGAGAAGCTGTCCATCCTGCTTCAGAAGCTGTCAAACATCAG GAGGAACCGTCGACTGTTTGAGCGCTCCTCCCTGCGCCTCCTGCTGCAGGAGATGCAGCGCACCACCGAGCCGTCCTGCAGCTTCCTCCGCCTCAACCTGGGCTCCATACTGCTCAACCTCACGTGA